A window of Maioricimonas rarisocia genomic DNA:
AGTACTCAACCCAAGAACTGGCGCACTTGAAACGGTGCCGTCCCAACTCATGCAAGAATATCTTCAAGCCAATCCGGGCGCTCGAGTTGTCGGTGAGGGGCCGCATGCGCCGAAAGAACTGAATGCCGAAACGGCTCCGGTCCCGGAGCTTGCGCCATTTCTACCGCCAAAGAGACGTGTGCAAAAGCTGGAGATGAGGCTTCCGCCCAGAATCTCAGTGAGTCGCGTCAATAAGCTGGTTGAGGCCGGACTCGCGAAGGAATTTGTGCGACTGGGCTCAGTCAACGCGCGTGCCGTCGTCGTGCCAATCAAACTCTCCAGCGGGACAGAGAAGTACCTTGTTCTGCAATATGTCCCTCCAGGGCTCACATCCGGCACCTACTTCCGAATTGCGTCGGAACGGCTCGTGCCATCGACAATGAGCATGGAGCAGGCTGCTGACACACTGGTGTTCAGTCCGGCTGAAGTTGGCAGCGCAGTCGCTGCCGAAGCTCAGTTGACGTTTGTGCTCCACGTCTTGCCCCTCGGAGCGGCGACCGATTACACAGACCAAGGCGACTACACGGAAGCAGCGATTTCGATTGCAGGCGATGCGGCTGAATTGCTCACTGGCCCTCTCGCGCTCGCGGCTAAAACGGCGGAAGGTGCTCGAAGGATTCGGCGTACTGGCATCGTTCTGGAAGCGTCCGTTGGCGTCTACCGAGCTGGCCAAGGCGTCACGGATCTCTACAATGAGAAATACGCTCGAGGAGCAGGAGAGCTCGGCGAAGCGCTGCTGCGACTGTTTGGTGTCTCGATCCACCTGAGAAGCGCCAGGCGGCCAAAAGCAGATCTTCCGGAGGCGCTTCCAATTGCCTCAAGAAGTAGTAGGCGGCGTCTGTTCGCAAACGCAAGCGAGACAGGGACAACGTTGCTTCCAGCAGGGGCTGGTGAAACCGACAAGTTCGGCAACGTACTTTACTCAACGCTCGGAAGTGCCGACGACGTTGCACTGGCACGTTA
This region includes:
- a CDS encoding RHS repeat domain-containing protein, coding for MSSAAAGLTTWTYDANGNQLTIEVPSGDLTTNTWDYENRLTRVEHSDGSITTYAYDPDNHRVEKDDGVDVVRFVYDGNNILQERSDLGTLEAAFTYIPQPYAQVIIQHRDTESSFYHPDGINNIRQLTDETAAETNRYDYDAWLQIRSSTGTVTNPQTGKGLFSAYRREDDGLYGTHNRFYEADSGRWKSADPAEADLNLYRYVNNNPINNDDPSGLQRRSGTVEVLNPRTGALETVPSQLMQEYLQANPGARVVGEGPHAPKELNAETAPVPELAPFLPPKRRVQKLEMRLPPRISVSRVNKLVEAGLAKEFVRLGSVNARAVVVPIKLSSGTEKYLVLQYVPPGLTSGTYFRIASERLVPSTMSMEQAADTLVFSPAEVGSAVAAEAQLTFVLHVLPLGAATDYTDQGDYTEAAISIAGDAAELLTGPLALAAKTAEGARRIRRTGIVLEASVGVYRAGQGVTDLYNEKYARGAGELGEALLRLFGVSIHLRSARRPKADLPEALPIASRSSRRRLFANASETGTTLLPAGAGETDKFGNVLYSTLGSADDVALARYHESVHSFLSPKFKLFRELRADFGMAAYNRSSTLRYIEEALAESYAQLRVNGIRGLPTGIKFPIKEGYVTIQALAAEGAVGTVVIGGVTYYVFHDSE